In the genome of Streptomyces violaceoruber, the window GCGCGGAGCGGAAGAAGGAGGCGACACCGGCGTACGGGGTGTCGCGGGGCATCCGGGGGCCGTACACGTTGTGGTAGCGCAGTGACACCGCCGTCGCGCCGGTCGTCCGGGCCCAGGCGGCGGCCAGGTGCTCCTGGGCCAGCTTGGTCGTGGCGTACACGTTGCGCGGGTCGGCCGGGGCGTCCTCGCCGACCAGGCCCGGGGCCAGGTCCGCGCCGCACCGGGGGCAGGTGGGCTCGAACCGGCCCGCGTCCAGGTCGGCGACGGCGCGCGGTCCCGGCCGCACCACGCCGTGCCGCGCGCACGTGTAACGGCCCTCCCCGTAGACGACCATCGACCCGGCGAGCACCAGCCGCCGCACGCCCGCCCCGGCCGTCGCGGCGAGCAGGACGGCGGTGCCGAGATCGTTGCGGGAGACGTACTCCGCCGCGTCGGCGAACCCGTTGCCGAGGCCGACCATCGCCGCCTGGTGGCACACGGCGTCCACCCCGGCGAGTGCTCGCGCCAGGGCCGCCGGATCGCGCACGTCGGCGCCGGGGTCCTCGCGGACGTCGTAGCCCACGGGCTCGTGCCCGTGCTCCCGCAGGGCCTCGACGACATGGGACCCGATGAAACCGGCGCTGCCGGTGACCAGTACGCGCATGTCCGACACGCTAGGCCCGGGCAGGCGCCGGGCCGGGTGTGCCGTCCCGCACGTCACGGGTCCGTAAGAAGCGGGGCGGTCGCGGACCCGAGGCGACTTTGCCATTCCTTTACAACCCGGCCGGTCCCCGCCTCGTCTCTCCGTCCGACCCGCATCACCCCCCGCGGTGCGCCGGTGCCCACGCGCCGCCGCGCCGACGACGAGAGAGAGCGACCCGATGCGCCGAACCATCCTCACCGCCGTGGCCCTGGCCTGCACCGCCGTACTGGCTAGCACCGGAACCGCGTTCGCCGACGACCCCACCCCGGCGCCCGCCGCCCCCGCCGAGAGCGCCCCGAGCCCCGGCACCGGACCGGCCGACGCGACCCCCGTGCCGTCCGTCAGCGCCCCCGCCGCCGAGCCGACCGAGGCGCCGACCCCCGCGCCGGCCGACGGCCAGGTCTCCGTCGTACCGGAGGGCGCGGCCGACACCGGGGTCGCGGGGCCCTCGGACCCGGCCGGGACCGACGCGTCCGTGGTCGGCGCGAGTGCCGGCGGGGTGCTCCTCGCGGGCGGCGCGGTCCTCTTCGTCGTACGCCGTCGACGGGCGGCGGCGACCGGCGCATGATCCCGCGCCCCGGCCGGGTCCTCGCGACCGCCGCGCTGGCCGCGCTGCTCGTGGGCTGCGGCGGCGGCCAGGGGGACGGCGGCACGGCACCCGACCGGCCGCCGCCCGCGACGGCCGCGGCACCGCCCGCGCGGACCCCCGCCGAGCCGGTGCGGCCCCTGGCGCGTTCCGTGCCGGTGGGGCTGCGCATCCCCGCCATCGGGGTCGACACCCCGGTGATGGGCCTCGGTCTCGCCGCGGACGGCACGGTGGAGGTCCCGCCCGTCACGGACGACGACCGCGCCGGCTGGTACCGGCACTCGCCGACGCCGGGTCAGGTGGGCCCTTCGGTCCTCCTGGGCCACGTCACGGTGGGCCGGTACGGCGACGGGGTCTTCCGGCACCTCGCGGGGCTGCGCCGCGGCGAGCGGATCGAGGCCCGCCTGGAGAACGGCACCACCGCCGAGTTCACGGTCACCGCCGTACGGACGGTGGCGAAGGCCGACTTCCCGACGGACGACGTCTACGGGGACGTGGCGGGGCCGGAGTTGCGGCTCATCACCTGCGGCGGTCCGCGCGACGGCCAGGAGTACCGGGACAACGTGATCGTCTTCGCCGAACTGAGCGCCACCAAGGGCCGCTAGAACAGGTCCCGGTGCGCACCGCACCGCATACCCTCACGACCATGGAGAGCGTTGAAACGGTCCCGTGACAGGGCGGCGTCCGAGCTGTTCGCCGCCCTGTATCCGCGCCTCGCCGGCTGGTGCCGCCGGCTCGTCGACGACGACGAGACGGCCCACGAGATCGCCTCCGAGGCGTTCACCCGGCTCTGGGCCCGCTGGACGTCCGTGGAGGAGCCCCGCGGCTTCCTCTACGTCACCGCCGCCAACCTCGTCCGCGACCACTGGCGCAAGCTGGAGCGCGAGCGCCGGGCGGTGCGCCGGGTCACCGCGGAGGTCGCCGTGCGCCCGCACCCGGAACAGGCCGACCCCTCGGTGCGGCTGCTCGTACAGTCGCTGCCGGAGCGGCTGCGGGTGCCGATCCTGCTCCACTACTACGCCGACATGCCGATCCGGGAGGTGTCCGTGCTGACCGGACGCAAGGAGGGAACCGTCAAGGCCGACCTGCACGCGGCCCGCGAACTGCTCCGCGTCCATCTGAGGAGAAGCCTTGACCACACGCCTTGAGGACGAGATGGACGAGCCCGGTTCCGACCGCGACGATCCGCTGCTGGTCGTGCTGCGTCCGGGCGCCGACTTCCTGGGCCCGCCGCCGGGCCGCTACGAGGCGATCCGCCGGGCCGCGTCCCGGCGGCGCCTGCTGCGCGCCGCCGCCGGTGCCGCCGCGACCGCTGCCGCCGCCGCCCTGATCGCGCTGCCGCTGAACCTGGCGGCCCCCGCCCCGCCGGCGCGCCCGACGCCGCCCCTGGCCCCGGCCCCGGCCGCCCCCACGCCGGAGGCCACCCCGAGCCCGGCGCCGCCGAGCGAATCCACCCGGGCGCCCGACACCGGCCCCGCACTGCCGACCGGGGAATCCGCGCCGCCCGGCGCCACGCCGTCGCCCTCGGAGCCGTCGCCGTCGACGCCGTCGTCCGAGCCGTCGGCCGAGCCGAGCGACCCGCCCGTCCGGCAGGCGCCGACGAACGCGCCCGGCACCGTGGTACCCACGCCCTCGGCGCACGGCCCCGCGGAGCAGGGCGGCCCGGCCGTGACGGACGGCACGGCTGCTACAACGGGGTGATGATCTACCACGTGGTACCGCTGGCCGAGTGGAACGCCGGCCGGGGCCGGCCGTACGCGCCCGACTCCCTCACGCGGGACGGGTTCGTCCACTGCTCGCCCGACGAGGAGACCACGCTCGCCGTCGTCAACGCCTTCTACCGCGGCGCGCCCCGGCCACTGGTGGCCCTGCTCCTGGACGAGGACCGGCTCACCGCGAGGTGCGTGTGGGAGGCGGCCGAACCCGCCCCGCCGCCCGGGGTCGCCGGGGGCACCCTGTTCCCGCACGTCTTCGGCCCCGTCGACCGCGCGGCCGTCCAGCGCGTGCTGGAGGTCCGCTGGGACGACGAGGGCCGGGCGACGGGCCTGTTCTGATCCGGCCTCAGAGTTCCTGGGGGGTGCCGACGGTGCCGCCCAGCAGCGCGGACGCCGCCTCGACCGGCGTGGCGGCGGGCGCCGGGGACGCGGGCTCGGCCCCGGGGGCGGGGTGGCAGGTGAAGCCGAGGCGGGCCATGGCCCGGGTCACCTCGCCGCCGCTGAAGTCGCGCCGGTCCTGCCGGGTGACGACCTCGCCCACCTGCTTGACGGGGTACCGGCGGCGGCCGATGGTCACGGACTCACCGGTGACGGGTTCGGGCGTGACGCCCTTCATCGAGTCCAGCACCCCGCTCTTGGTGAGGTCGAACGGATACCGGGCGATGACACAGCGCATGATGCCTCCAACGAGCGGAATGGGGCGGGTGGGGTCAGGATCCGGATCCGGACCGCGTCCGAACCCGGGGCGGGTGTCCTAGGGGTGTCAGGCCGCCGAGCCGGTCGAACCGCCGGTGGACTGGCGGCGCGGCCTGCGGCGCGGGGACTCGCCGGTGGGCCGCCCCTGGGCGGCGGTGCGGGACTGGCCCGCGGTGCGGGACTGCGCGGCGCCGGTGCGGGCCTGGGTACCGGTGCCCTGCCCGCCGCTGCGGCCCTGCGCGGAACGGCCGCGGCGGCCGCGGGACGGGGACCCCGCGCCGGCGGCGGCGCGCCGGGGGCGCTCCACGACCGGTGCGGTGATGACGACGGGAACGCCCGAGGGGGTCTGCGCACCGGTGATGCGCGCCAGCTCCGCCTCGCCCGAGCGGACCGGGGTGACCTGCGGGGTGATCCCGGCCAGGGACATCAGCCGGGTCATCTCGCGCCG includes:
- a CDS encoding NAD-dependent epimerase/dehydratase family protein, producing MRVLVTGSAGFIGSHVVEALREHGHEPVGYDVREDPGADVRDPAALARALAGVDAVCHQAAMVGLGNGFADAAEYVSRNDLGTAVLLAATAGAGVRRLVLAGSMVVYGEGRYTCARHGVVRPGPRAVADLDAGRFEPTCPRCGADLAPGLVGEDAPADPRNVYATTKLAQEHLAAAWARTTGATAVSLRYHNVYGPRMPRDTPYAGVASFFRSALARGEAPRVFEDGRQRRDFVHVRDVAAANVAALESARPPEGALSAYNTGSGEPHTVGEMAVALSAAHGGPEPVVTGEYRLGDVRHITADSARLRTDLGWRPRVGFAEGMREFARDGLRGD
- a CDS encoding LPXTG cell wall anchor domain-containing protein encodes the protein MRRTILTAVALACTAVLASTGTAFADDPTPAPAAPAESAPSPGTGPADATPVPSVSAPAAEPTEAPTPAPADGQVSVVPEGAADTGVAGPSDPAGTDASVVGASAGGVLLAGGAVLFVVRRRRAAATGA
- a CDS encoding class F sortase, which translates into the protein MIPRPGRVLATAALAALLVGCGGGQGDGGTAPDRPPPATAAAPPARTPAEPVRPLARSVPVGLRIPAIGVDTPVMGLGLAADGTVEVPPVTDDDRAGWYRHSPTPGQVGPSVLLGHVTVGRYGDGVFRHLAGLRRGERIEARLENGTTAEFTVTAVRTVAKADFPTDDVYGDVAGPELRLITCGGPRDGQEYRDNVIVFAELSATKGR
- a CDS encoding RNA polymerase sigma factor, producing the protein MKRSRDRAASELFAALYPRLAGWCRRLVDDDETAHEIASEAFTRLWARWTSVEEPRGFLYVTAANLVRDHWRKLERERRAVRRVTAEVAVRPHPEQADPSVRLLVQSLPERLRVPILLHYYADMPIREVSVLTGRKEGTVKADLHAARELLRVHLRRSLDHTP
- a CDS encoding DUF952 domain-containing protein; amino-acid sequence: MIYHVVPLAEWNAGRGRPYAPDSLTRDGFVHCSPDEETTLAVVNAFYRGAPRPLVALLLDEDRLTARCVWEAAEPAPPPGVAGGTLFPHVFGPVDRAAVQRVLEVRWDDEGRATGLF
- a CDS encoding SCO5918 family protein; protein product: MRCVIARYPFDLTKSGVLDSMKGVTPEPVTGESVTIGRRRYPVKQVGEVVTRQDRRDFSGGEVTRAMARLGFTCHPAPGAEPASPAPAATPVEAASALLGGTVGTPQEL